Part of the Eleginops maclovinus isolate JMC-PN-2008 ecotype Puerto Natales chromosome 3, JC_Emac_rtc_rv5, whole genome shotgun sequence genome is shown below.
tggtattatttatttatttgtattatctatTAATTTATGACACACGTCAAAATCGTTATTATAGGATCTTGTGTAAAatgcagaacaaaaaaacaatactgtttcaaaaacataatCTAATGACGTTAATATCAAACGACTCCATTATTAGTACACCTTTCCTATTGGCTACCCATGACATAAGATTTAAAACTCACAGGCAGCccatttcattgttttcctGATGTTAGGAGTGGCTTTGTGACAGAGAAATGGATGTTTTCATATGAAATAATCTGAAAAGAAGTTCAGTTTTTGAATCCTTTTTGTTCATCTATCATCTGGAATTCCTCAGTAGAATTATGGTTTGGATGCAACATAAAAGATCGAGCTCTAGAATATGATTTACTGCTATTAAGCAGGACTGTATATGGGGTTTGAGTTCTTTAATTTTGCTGAAAAATAACTAACTGGTTGGAAACCACCTTAGAGTTGGCTTGGGTTTGTGTGGTCAGATTGCACAGTAGGTACACAGCTCCCCTCTATAGTTAGATATATGGAAACTGTATCTCACAGCCGTGGGTTTCTCAGCATCTGTTACTTTAACTGTACATTCAGATATGATGTGTGGGGCTCCCTTGAAAAAATATTCTAGCCTTTTTTCTCATATGTTCAATAAATACACTGAAGTTGgagtaattgtgtgttttaaacacATTCCTCTTAtaaattgtgatttattttgactGTGACATGTTTGGAAAAGATAATCAATAAAGTTTTGAGAAGATAAACACTTTATCTATCGAGATTAAATCACGTTGTCACAATCATTTCATTAGAAGAGGTGCAAAATATTTTATGGGAAACAGTGTAGTGAgacagcagctctctgtgtacaGTAAAGGTTCTGCATTTTTAAATTCCACCTCTGTAAAGGAAGTATAGTATTACCAGAACAATTCccttaaaataagaaaaataaatccttattTTTATGCAGAACAGTCCATTACAGAATTTCATGAATCCAAAAATATACTCTGGTAGacaaataataactttattgtttgtattggtTATTGCTGAATTCATGAGTCATAGCTGAACTTTGCACTCCAACCTAAATTTGGTTTATCACCAAAATTATGTAGACAATAATACCAAAAGGAAAAAGATAGGGAGTCCCTTTCCCACGCCAGCCCGTCCCTCCCCCTTCCCACCCCTCTTGCCATTTCACAGAAATCCTCCCTGATGCTTGTTAGCAATCATCTGAGTTCATCTATCTATATGTTATAGCATAACCATTTATACACATCACATGCgttcatatttttttacataaaatgtcATCAGTTTGAACTGGATTGACGTTGAGTCCTAATTATCTATCAATGCATATATGTACAATCTTAATTTACATGAATGATACCACCAGTCATTTTATATCTAACATAAAAGTAACTATCCATGtcaaaaaatgcaattaagtaaaaaaactgAAGTAGTTTACTTTGAATAATAGTGGAGCAGAAGTATATAAAGTGACATGAATTGAAGAATATGCAAAATAGGTACtgacatacactgcccggccaaaaaaagagtcacaagcctgtgggggcagtgctatgatctggggttgctgcagttggtctggtctaggttcagcaatgtgcccaaagaatgaggtcagctgactccctgaatatactgaaggaccaggttattccatcagtggattttttcttccctgatggtacgggcatgttccaagatgaaaatgccaggatccatcggtttcaaattgtgaaagagtggttcagggagcatgaggcatcattttcacacatggattggcccccacagagtccagacctgaacccgattgagaatcttttggatgtgctggagaagactttgcgcagtggtccgaatctcccgtcatcaatacaagatcttggcgaaaaattcagaaataaatgttgagacattgcagaagctcgtggaaatgatgccacagcgaatgtgtgacaaagctaaaggcggtccaacgaatatagagagtgtgtgaccttttttttggacaggcagtgtataaacatttacttaagtaatgtGACTAAGTTTACATCCACCACTGGTAGAAAGCACTGTACAACAGGAAGctgtaatatattgtattctatgcatacttaaaaaaacacaagtagtTATTAATATTGACTGTGCATGCTTGTAGTATCACGATAtgaataattacttaaaatCAGAGGCAAGGCAACAAAAACGTAAGGACGAATCATAAAACAGTTATTATAGAGATGCATTATGAAAGAAATGTGGGAATACAAAGCACACtaatgaagaagaaaatgaagtatgcttttactttaatctttaattaattaattctaagagtaaaaacaaaatgaattctCAATATGCTCATAAAAGCGCAAGTGAAGAGATCGTTAATAAAATCATGTATTCTTATTTGTATCCGTTTTTAGATATGTTTCCTCCACATCAACATGTGAACAGTagataaaacaagaaaacatatttatatgtattctAATAGATTTTTGTAAGTCGATCTTAAAATTGCATTAAcaagacaaatatatatatacatatatttttaatagatagatagaatcggaggatgaaaccctctttattagtcacatacatgcacacagcagagcacacacactgaaattggtcctctgcatttaacccatcctagtactaggagcagtcggcagctatcgtgcagcgcccggggagcaatggggaggggggattggaggtgtccggtgccttgctcaagggcaccacagcaggacctaggaggtgaactgggatcTCTCCAAGtaacagtccactttccatatttcaagtctgttcggggacttgaaccggcgaccctacaattccagtccaagcccctactgactgagccactgctggacaatgttGTATATGTCTTGTAAATTGCACTGTTAAGGAACCTGCATCTAAGTATCTCATACATTACATAACTGCATCGTAGTTGTGAATATGttatgacaataaacctttgaatcttgaatcttcaAATATGGGGAACCCCAAGGCTCCATTCTTGGGCCCATTTTATGCTCACCCTGGGCGCTATTACAAAGCAAATATGGcgtctcatttcatttttaagtaGATGATTCCCAAATGTTTTCGCCCCTAAAAACGAATGAGTCCAGTGCCTGTGTGAATAGTCTGCAGGACGTCAGAGCCTCGATGGTTTAgaacttttcaaaatgtttggacCTAGTGGTGGCCCCAATGCCCCGCTTGTGCTTGATTCTCTGGTCCTATATATGAAACCCACTGTAACTAATCTGGGCGTACAGATTGATCCGGATTTTAAGTTGGATCCACAGATCAATTCTGTTGTGAAATCCAGATTTTTCAGCTGCTAATTTTAGCAAAGGTCAAgcctttccttttatttaaatgactttgagAGGGTTTACTTTGATCACAACCATACTGTAATGCTCTCTATGTTGGAGTTAGCCTGGCTTCCATTTCCCGCTTACAGGTAGTTGAGAAAACTGCTGCACTCCTTCTTACGAGAAGATATTACACCTGTACTCACATCTCTACACTGGCTTCCGATAAAGTTTagaatcaaatttaaaatgtaattctttGCCTGCAAAGCCCTTATTGGTTTGGGCTCTCCTGACCAGGCAGGACTTTTCAACCCTTTACATTATCACGGTTATTGAGGTCTGCTGACAGATTCCTCCTTATAGGTATATTGATATACAAGATAGCAAGTAATTGCCTTGTTTTTACTGAATCCCAAAAATCCCAGTAACAAATCTTTTAACAAATCGTTTTAAAGTACTGTGAAAAAGATATgatgtataaaaacacaaccaaTAAACTGAGGGAAACATGATTTGAAAGTCAAGGTGTAGGACTTTATGTACTCAGATTGCACATTATTCAAAACTCAACAACAGTAGAGTTAAACTGATGGAAGAAAGGCAGCAGAGTAAGATGAACGTCGCAGGATCAGACTTAATAGCTGGCCATGGTGTTCGCCAGCCAGTTGTTGAAGAGGCAGACCTGTGAATGGAGACACAATGAGGTTTGTTAGGAAAATGAAACTGGGAATTCCCAAATTAAAATCCAGATTTCCTTTGCCATGggtatatttttattgtagAGATGTTTTTGGGGTTTACCTTGGCGTAGACACCGGGGTGATCCCTCTCAGCACATCCGTAGCCCCAGGACACAACACCCTGCAGCTGACCGTTGCACACGACGGGTCCACCAGAGTCTCCCTGAGAGAGAATTCACATGTGAAGAAATGTACCAATATTCTGTATTTACAACTAAGATGCATTGGTATAGGAAAAGGAGAGAGTTGTTTGGTTACACACCTGGCAGGAGTCCTTGCCTCCCTCCAGGTATCCAGCGCAGAACATGGCGTCAGTGATCATGCCGGGGTAAGAGTTATCACAGTCTCTCTGAGACAGGATGGGGATGTTCAGGCACTGCAGCTTGTCGCCATCAGCGGCTGTGATTTTGTAAAACAGGTTAGAATAACACAAATGACACCAAAACATAGTGTGACTCCAGCTGTTAAAATGCAGGTGTTTCTCACAGGAGCTCATGGTGTTTCCCCAGCCGGAGACGGTGCACATGGTGCCAGCGGGGGCACAGCTGCTGGGCAGAGCCACAGGCTGCACGTACTGGTTGAGGGTGGCGGGCTTGCTCAGCTTGATCAGCATGACGTCATTGTCGATGTTGTAGGAGCTGTAGTTGGGGTGACGGATGACACGGGAGGAGCTGATGTACTGCTCGTTTCCCTCCCTGACTCTGAGGTTGTGCTCTCCAAGCTGAACTTCCACACGGctgaaaaaaatggaaaacagtgGATTAGTAACAAAATACAGATTACTGATCATCAAATATTAATGTGCTTGCCCCACAGGTTAGTAAATCTTTCCTATGGCCCTGGAAAACATGAGGAATGTGCTTACGACTTGTagcagtgagcagcagacaCCACCCAGTCCGCGTTGACCAGGGAGCCTCCACAGAAGTGGTAGCCAGAGTTCAGAGATACCTGATGGGCCTGAGAGTGGGGAGTGCACTCATACCCTCCGACGATCTTGTCTTCCTCCAAGGCAactaagaaaacacacatcagcatcAGGTTAGTTGTTGATACTGCtctttaaagaaataacaacaGAACAGACATCTCTTTGAATGTAGAGCAAGTGTGCATCAATAATTTGAGTACTGAGGGTGGTTAAAGATCAATCGGCTGTTCTCTAATTAAAAACCTTGGCTTGAGGCACATGCTCTGGTTATTCTGCACTAAGTTCTGGGATAAAGGCCCACAGACTGTCAGCAGAAAGGAAGACAATCAGCTGGATAAAAGCTTCACACTCACAGGCAGCTCCGATGAGCAGAACGAAGACCAGAGAAATCATGATTGCTGTGGGACGCTGTCGATGATAGCCTTCACCTGCAGCCCGGGTTTATATACTCCTCTTTCCATCCTGTACACACCCCAACGGTTGTTTtttggaccaatcagagctctggGAAAAGTAACTCTAGGTCTCGGAAAACCAAATATTTTGTTGACTCTGTATACTGCATGCCAAGAAATTCTGTTCGTTATAAAACTTTTATGTTCACAGCTGTGCAGATGGTCTGGTTCACAACCACAGTTGTTGGATTTGGCTTTCACAAGAAAATCAGACCATGTGTCTTCAGGTAGAATGACCCTCAAAAAAACTGATCACACAATTACTATAAGAAATGATCAGTAAGGAAACTGTACAGTGATGAACtccaaataatgcattttactTGCATTATAAAAGTACAGTAAAAAGGGTTATTAAATAATTAGGATCAATGGGAGAATACTTGACCATTTAATAGTGAAGAATTCTGACCAATAACGCAATCAATCACGGGTTTGAAATCTGTGCAGATCTGCTGCTGGTGAAGCTTGAATAAACCCGAGTTACATTCTGCTGTTTTGATGTGACGGTGGAGCAGCTTCAATTTCTCATGATAAATATGCATGAGTGAGATGAAGAAGATTAACAAGAACAGGTGCAGTCTGAAGATTCAAAATCCATGCTGTGTTTGGGAGGATTTGGAAACtacagtgtgttgttgttgttgttgttgttgttgaacgGGGGCATTTGTGATAGGATGCTCACTTTTAGAGATGTACTTAAATGGCACTGTCTCAGTTGGTAATTGTTACTGCAGAATATACCTTTTTGGAAAGATAATGAAGTGTGACAATACTGAAACGTTTTTTAACAAATGAACAATAATTACGAATGACCAACACAATTCATTGAACATTTATTCAACCCGGTCTTTCATTTCCCTTGTTTGGTTGGGTAGGTAAGCAGTGCACTTTGTCAGCAGTTTACTTATTTAATCTGAATAATACGTGTAAATTAAATAGTTATCCAcaggtaataaaaaaaagtacactttcttaagaaaaaaaggagtaaaTAATGTCAGTGTCGTGGCCTTGCCGGGTGTTGGATCACtgaaataatgtataatataattaataatagcCTGCAGCATCAACGTATAACCTCAAACTGGATGGTTGGcattcacttttaaatgtaaaaaaagaatcaataaTTCATACAagatttagaataaaaaagCAGTTATTTTTCTGAGCTGAACATGAAAAAAGGCATTGCTGTGAAATGGTTGATTTCATTATAAACTATACACTCGTTCTgtgccagtttttttttaacacgcCTCATGCACTGTTGGTATCTTTCCCAACTGCTATAATACTGATTCGTGAGTCAGCCTTGAGTAAACGCTC
Proteins encoded:
- the LOC134862061 gene encoding trypsin-1, yielding MISLVFVLLIGAAFALEEDKIVGGYECTPHSQAHQVSLNSGYHFCGGSLVNADWVVSAAHCYKSRVEVQLGEHNLRVREGNEQYISSSRVIRHPNYSSYNIDNDVMLIKLSKPATLNQYVQPVALPSSCAPAGTMCTVSGWGNTMSSSADGDKLQCLNIPILSQRDCDNSYPGMITDAMFCAGYLEGGKDSCQGDSGGPVVCNGQLQGVVSWGYGCAERDHPGVYAKVCLFNNWLANTMASY